CAGCGACGGCAATGCGTAGGTGTGGCGACCAACCGTGACCTGGCGCTCACCCATCGCTTCCAGCAGCGCCGACTGCACCTTGGCCGGCGCACGGTTGATTTCGTCGGCCAGCAGGATCGGGTGGAAGATCGGCCCGGGTACGAACTCGAAGCGGCCTTCCTGCGGGCGCCAGATCTCGGTGCCGGTCAGATCGGCCGGCAGCAGGTCGGGGGTGAACTGCACGCGGGCAAAGTCTGCTTCCAGGCGCGAGGCCAGTGCACGGATCGCCGTGGTCTTGGCCAGGCCCGGCGCGCCCTCCACCAGCAGATGGCCGTCGGCCAGCAGCGCGATCAGCAGGCGTTCGACCAGGGCCGCCTGGCCGACGATCTCGGTCGACAACGCATCGCGCAACTGGGTGAACGCCGCATGCAGGCGGGAAGTGGCCGGCGCGGGCGGCGGCGAGACAGATTCGGGCATCGGCGGTGGCAGGTTCATGGGGGCCTTTGACCGGCGCAGGACGGCACGGGTTCCCGACATCATCGCAGGGTGCCCTGCGATTGGCATCAAGAACGGCTGAACGGCCCATCCACGCATGGCGTGGATCTACCTGTGGAAACGAAGAAGGGCCGCGCATGGCGGCCCTTCTTCGTTTCGCGGGTGGCGCGGGCTCAGTTCTGCTTGGCCACGCGCAGCACCTTCGGGGTGACGAACACCAGCAGCTCGGCCTTGTCCTTGTTGCGGCCGCGCTTCTTGAACAGGTTACCCAGGAACGGCACGTCGCCCAGGAACGGCACCTTGCTGATGCTGTTGCGATCGGTGAACTCGTAGACGCCACCGATCACCACGGTCTGCCCATCCTCGACCAGCACCGCGGTGTTGACTTCGCGACGGTTGATCGACGGCACGGTGCCGTAGCCCTCCAGCTGGATCAGCTGGTCGACTTCGTCCTTCTTCACCTGCATGTTGAGGAACACGCGGTTGTCGTTGGTGATGGTCGGGGTGACCTTCAGCTCCAGCACCACTTCCTTGAACTGCACGTTCGGCGTCGCCACGCCGCCAGCGGTACCACCGCTGATGGTGACGTAGCCGATTTCCTTGCCCTGCTTGATCATCGCTTCGCGCTGGTTGGTGGTGACCACGCGCGGGTTGGAGATCACCTCGCCTCGCGATTCCTGCTGCATGGCCGACAGCTCCACGTCCAGCAGGTAACCGGCATTGAGGATCGACAGTGCCAGCGAACCCGGGTTGCTGGCGGCCGCCACCGGCAGGTTCCAGTTCAGGCCACGGGTGATCGCCGAGCCGGACTTCACCGGCGGCGGGCCGATCCGGCCACCCGCGTCCCAGTCGCGCTCGGCCTTGGCATTGGCCAGGTCGGTCGCAACCTGCGACTTGCGGGTCTCGGCATTGGCATCCAGGCTGCCGCTGAAGTACACGTTGTCACGGCTGCCGCTGACACCGAACTTCGCGCCGAGTTCGCGGGCGAAGGTATCGGTGGCGATGACGATGCGGCTTTCGATCAGCACCTGGTCGACCGGGCGGTCGATCACGTTGATCAGCTCGCGCATGCGCGCGATCTTCTTCGGAATGTCGCTGATCATCAGCGTGTTGGTGCGCTCGTCGGCCACGATGCGGCCGCGCGAGGACAGGAAGCCACTGTCTTCCTGCGAGGAGGAACCACCACCACCGCCACCACCACCACCGCCACTGCCGCCGATGCCCTTGGCCTCGGTCAGCGCTTTGAAGATCTGCGTGGCGCTGTGGTAGTTGATCTGGATGTAGTCGGTCTGCAGGTCTTCGCGGTTCTCGATGGCGAT
The sequence above is a segment of the Stenotrophomonas maltophilia genome. Coding sequences within it:
- a CDS encoding type IV pilus secretin PilQ — translated: MTFHQAKGLRPIRRSTLNRVSALGVALMLACAPALAAAPAEKPVGATVAPAAAPAGLSVAKIDFKRGDDGAGRLIVQFDGQGAIPDLRTQGNSVVVDVGNARLPANLQKPMNVTDFATPVQRIDAKPSGAGTQLVLSTGGAVESLAYQSGNEYVVEISPRQAQAAVGAVTAGSVTQAAKAVGQRGFTGKPVTFNFQDVPVRTVLQLIAEESNLNVVASDSVQGNVTLRLVNVPWDQALDIVLRAKGLDKRRDGSVIWVAPQAELAKFEQEKEDARIAIENREDLQTDYIQINYHSATQIFKALTEAKGIGGSGGGGGGGGGGSSSQEDSGFLSSRGRIVADERTNTLMISDIPKKIARMRELINVIDRPVDQVLIESRIVIATDTFARELGAKFGVSGSRDNVYFSGSLDANAETRKSQVATDLANAKAERDWDAGGRIGPPPVKSGSAITRGLNWNLPVAAASNPGSLALSILNAGYLLDVELSAMQQESRGEVISNPRVVTTNQREAMIKQGKEIGYVTISGGTAGGVATPNVQFKEVVLELKVTPTITNDNRVFLNMQVKKDEVDQLIQLEGYGTVPSINRREVNTAVLVEDGQTVVIGGVYEFTDRNSISKVPFLGDVPFLGNLFKKRGRNKDKAELLVFVTPKVLRVAKQN